One region of Nitrospinaceae bacterium genomic DNA includes:
- the nuoA1_2 gene encoding NADH-quinone oxidoreductase subunit A 1 — MLDQYIGVGIMLLMAIGIAGGMVFMTSVLGPKRYFADKMEPFECGESQIVSPRQRFSVKFYLVAVLFVLFDIEAVFFFPWAILFKRLGLFGLIEMLLFIIILGVGLLYVWKRGGLDWE, encoded by the coding sequence ATGTTAGATCAATACATTGGTGTCGGAATCATGTTGCTCATGGCCATCGGCATCGCCGGTGGCATGGTATTTATGACGTCGGTTCTGGGTCCTAAGCGCTATTTTGCGGATAAAATGGAACCCTTTGAATGTGGAGAGAGCCAGATCGTTTCTCCGCGTCAGCGTTTCTCGGTCAAGTTTTACCTGGTAGCGGTTTTATTCGTCTTGTTCGATATCGAAGCCGTATTCTTCTTCCCCTGGGCCATCCTGTTCAAACGGCTGGGACTGTTTGGGTTGATTGAAATGTTGCTTTTTATAATCATTCTCGGCGTCGGACTGCTTTATGTCTGGAAGCGCGGCGGACTCGACTGGGAATAA
- the nuoH gene encoding NADH-quinone oxidoreductase subunit H — MIVDLLITLVKILFILAITVGFFAPVLTWVERKQSAIMQDRIGANRADILGFTALGLFHAIADALKMFTKEDFIPDGANRMLHTLSPIIALIPAILTFAVVPFGGVYDLFGKEVNLVVSDLDVGLLFVFAIASIATYGYVVAGWSSNNNWSLLGSMRTASQMVSYEVTMGLTIIGVLMVYSSMRLTEIGAIQEDFFRWGIFLQPLGFFMFLAASIAENKRIPFDAPEAESELVAGYFTEYSGLKFGMFFMAEFIEMVTIGAIVTILFFGAWHIPFVTTAGLISLFDFLGTTGANLIVMLIHIGVFFAKVIFFIWFQMTIRWTLPRFRYDQIMKLGWKILLPLSLANIVVTGIVILALQ, encoded by the coding sequence ATGATTGTCGACTTATTAATCACTCTCGTTAAAATACTCTTTATCCTTGCGATTACCGTGGGCTTTTTCGCTCCGGTTCTCACCTGGGTCGAGCGTAAGCAAAGCGCCATCATGCAGGACCGGATTGGCGCCAATCGGGCGGATATTTTAGGCTTCACGGCGCTCGGTTTGTTTCATGCGATTGCCGACGCTTTAAAAATGTTCACCAAGGAAGATTTCATTCCTGATGGCGCTAATCGAATGTTGCATACCCTCAGTCCGATCATTGCCCTCATTCCGGCGATTCTCACTTTTGCCGTGGTTCCATTTGGCGGAGTTTACGACCTGTTCGGCAAGGAAGTGAACCTGGTCGTTTCGGATCTGGATGTGGGCCTGCTGTTTGTTTTCGCCATCGCATCGATCGCCACTTATGGTTATGTGGTCGCCGGATGGAGTTCCAATAACAACTGGTCGCTTTTGGGGTCCATGCGAACCGCATCGCAGATGGTTTCCTACGAAGTGACGATGGGTTTGACCATCATCGGCGTTCTCATGGTGTACAGCTCAATGCGGCTGACAGAGATCGGAGCCATTCAGGAAGACTTTTTCCGCTGGGGAATTTTTCTGCAACCGTTAGGGTTTTTCATGTTTCTGGCCGCATCCATCGCTGAAAACAAGCGAATTCCTTTTGACGCTCCGGAAGCGGAATCAGAACTGGTTGCCGGATATTTTACGGAATACAGCGGTCTGAAGTTTGGCATGTTCTTCATGGCGGAGTTTATTGAGATGGTGACCATCGGGGCCATCGTGACGATTCTGTTTTTTGGCGCCTGGCACATCCCTTTCGTGACCACCGCCGGTTTGATTTCATTATTCGACTTTTTAGGCACCACCGGCGCAAACCTCATCGTCATGCTAATCCATATCGGTGTGTTTTTCGCCAAAGTGATTTTCTTCATCTGGTTTCAGATGACCATCCGCTGGACCCTGCCACGGTTCCGCTATGATCAGATCATGAAACTGGGCTGGAAAATATTATTGCCCCTATCCCTGGCAAACATCGTTGTTACCGGGATAGTCATTCTGGCGCTTCAATAA
- the nuoC_2 gene encoding NADH-quinone oxidoreductase subunit C, with protein sequence MANTEIIDKVKSKFGELVIDSHNFRGDQTVTVKNERTLELFQFLRDDPDLVFNFLMDLTAVDYFKKKPQRFEVVYHLYSLKNNSRFRVKIPVDEKDCKVVSLTPLWHTANWYEREVWDMYGIKFQDHPNLSRILLYEGFKGHPLRKDYPINKRQPLIGPLN encoded by the coding sequence ATGGCAAATACTGAAATTATAGATAAAGTTAAATCCAAATTTGGGGAACTGGTCATCGATTCGCATAACTTTCGCGGCGACCAGACCGTCACCGTTAAAAATGAACGGACGCTGGAGCTTTTTCAATTTCTGCGGGACGACCCGGACCTGGTGTTTAATTTTTTAATGGACCTGACGGCCGTCGATTACTTCAAGAAAAAGCCCCAACGGTTCGAGGTGGTTTATCATTTGTACTCTTTAAAAAACAATTCGCGTTTCCGGGTCAAGATCCCGGTGGATGAGAAGGATTGTAAGGTTGTGTCCCTCACTCCCTTATGGCATACCGCCAACTGGTACGAACGGGAAGTTTGGGATATGTACGGTATCAAGTTTCAGGATCATCCGAATTTGAGCCGTATCCTATTATATGAAGGGTTTAAAGGGCATCCTCTGCGCAAGGATTACCCCATCAATAAGCGGCAACCGTTGATCGGGCCGCTCAATTAA